From one Lycium ferocissimum isolate CSIRO_LF1 chromosome 5, AGI_CSIRO_Lferr_CH_V1, whole genome shotgun sequence genomic stretch:
- the LOC132056105 gene encoding gamma carbonic anhydrase-like 2, mitochondrial, whose product MATLGRLSRRLISTSLSSHLTRRTHNNLTRRCLSTESHAPPINESPDRVKWDYRGQRQIIPLGQWAPKVAVDAYVAPNVVLAGQVRVYDCASVWNGAVLRGDLNKITIGFCASVQEKCVIHAAWSSPTGLPAETLVDRYVTVGAYSLLRSCQIEPECIIGQHSILMEGSLVETNSILEAGSVLPPGRRIPSGELWAGNPARFVRTLTGEEIKEIPKLATAINDLANGHHSEFLPYSTVYLEVEKLKKSFGISI is encoded by the exons ATGGCGACACTAGGTAGATTATCTCGAAGACTCATATCAACATCTCTCTCCAGTCACCTCACGCGCCGTACTCACAATAACCTCACGCGCCGCTGTCTCTCGACGGAATCACACGCGCCGCCGATTAACGAATCGCCGGATCGAGTGAAGTGGGACTACAGAGGGCAAAGACAAATCATTCCACTAGGTCAGTGGGCCCCGAAAGTGGCTGTGGATGCTTACGTGGCACCGAATGTTGTCCTTGCTGGCCAGGTGAGGGTGTATGATTGTGCTTCTGTGTGGAACGGTGCCGTTTTAAGAGGAGATCTTAATAAGATTacaatagggttttgtgctagtGTACAGGAGAAATGTGTAATTCATGCTGCTTGGTCTTCTCCTACAG GGCTGCCAGCAGAAACATTAGTAGACAGGTATGTTACGGTTGGTGCATACAGTCTGTTGCGATCCTGCCAAATTGAGCCAGAATGCATTATTGGCCAACATTCTATCCTTATGGAAGGTTCATTGGTGGAGACCAACTCTATCCTTGAGGCTGGGTCAGTGCTCCCACCTGGGAGGAGGATTCCAAGTGGTGAACTCTGGGCTGGGAATCCAGCAAGGTTTGTCAGGACCTTGACCGGTGAAGAGATAAAAGAGATACCTAAGCTTGCTACTGCAATAAATGATCTGGCCAATGGACACCACTCAGAATTTCTGCCTTACTCCACCGtatatttggaagttgagaAGCTTAAGAAGTCATTTGGTATTTCAATTTAG